TGTCTTGATATTCATCTAAGAGCAATATCTGTCCGATCTTGTTTCTATTGTTCAACGTCGTTGATTAGAATCTGATGTTGTGTTCTTATATCTATCTAAGAGCAGTACCTACCGGATGATGTTTCCACTATCTAGCGTCTTCAATTAGATTCCAACGTTGTGTTCTCATACCCATTTTGGAGCAATCTCTACCTGGTATTGTTTCCATTGTCCAACAttattgattagattccaactTTGTGTCCTCAAACCCATCTAGGAGCAATGCCTTCTTGATGTTGTTTCCATCGTCCAacgtcatcaattaaattccgacGTTATGTCATCAAAACCATTTAGTGTTGTTTCCATCATTCAGTGCCATTGATTAGACTTTAACATTGAGTGATCCACTTGATCTTAGTAGGTTTTCATTAGTATATTGAAAGGTGCTTGAACTAAGCCATTGATTAGATTCCGGCACTTGTCCTCATTAGTTTTGAGTTTGTACTGAATGATTTCATTAGACTTAAGactataatatttatatttatttgcatTTGACCTTTTTTGTGCAATACTAGCACATAACCTAAATCCCcttaaataaaaaccaaaacatAACGGTAAAACATATTTTGTTATGAAATCCGAAATCGGCCAAATAGTAATACAcgcaaacacacacacacacacacaagccATGTAAACTCATGGGCGTTCTATAGTGAATTAGAATGTCCGCAGAAATGAATCTCGTGGATTATTGCAGTTGCCCCAACTAGTATTTCCATCACGGTTGCTTTTTAATTGTTTACTTAATTTTATCTTTAGGGATGGATCTAGTGGTTATATATTGATTGAAATTCAAGTTTACTTATTGAAGGACAAAATAAGGTAGCAAGCGTTCCAATCAGTTTAAATGATTTGGAAGTACGACAAAATGTCGCGAGGAGTATGATCTTGATGACATGATGGAATGTGACTTTCACCACTAAGGAATCCCAATGACACATTTGTTTACCCAATGAGTGAATTAGCAAAGGGTCATAAATATTGATTGAAAGCCATTGTTAAGAGTATCGTGAATTTAGACATCAAATGGAGATCCTTGATATGCATCGTCTTGATTGACTTAAACATGGCATCCCAATGGCACATTTGTCTACCCGAtggtatttttcctttcaaaacaaGACAACTCGTCATTTGCCCTTTCTCTTGCATTCAACGTGTTACCAACTTACCACAACTCTCTTTCTGGACAAGGCGGGCGGCCCTAAAGGCTGAACTTGATGGGTAGATCCCGACAATTAAACAGGCACGTGAGActactttcatttttctttttatttattaatttattgtaTTTGAATTTACCCtttcaaaataatttggatttttttttccatgcatcatattaaAGCGAAAAATTCTGAGGGTACACTTTTAACCTCATGTTTTTAAGAATTTACATTTTGCTTTCCGCCCAgactttgattttattattgtcATGAACCTcttcttttttgcccttttttttccGGCTAGCATGTGCTGTTTGCTGGATTTTCAGAATGGCTAGGGTGAAATctcttcttaaattttttaatgcgtATTGCCATTTCGCCCTCACTTTAGCTaataaatgggaaaaagaaaagctcgaCACCATTAACACTGATTATATTGGTTTAAATCAtcgaattgacaaaaaaaaaaaaaaagagagaggaaaatatggaaaaaattgtccaatgaaccgtttcaaatgaaaattaagtaACATAGAAATTCGAAAGACTCAAAATCAACActataaaaataagataagcATAAACTTAACATTTACTTGTGATAGGTAGTCGTCGTTATTAGAAGAAAACGTTGTACTATTATTGTGGACAACCAACTCTCCTCCTCCCCTGCCCCCTATGGCACCCTTTGGAGTTTCATCAATTTCCTtctaaatattctttttctctccaatttgtgaaaattctcaaatcttCTAATTTAGTTTTCTGTCATCGTACAAGATTAATAAGTAACGTGATCACTAGTAATAGCGAGCTACATCAGATAATTAAAAGCCACATCAAGCTGCTCATTTCTTAATCTTTCATCAACTCATTATATTGGTATCCTTTCCTTTCAAaacatttaataattttgttatcAATGCATTAGATTAAAGTAACAAATTGAGgaatatttttgtttctttctatatTCTATAAATACGTTGAACTTGATAGCAAAAGGACATTATATAACAAACATTTCGTGGTTTACATTTCTTATCCATAGAAAGGCACGGAAATCTATATGACGAAGGAGACCCTCTCGATCATGGTGCTATTGGgctttttcacaaaaataattgatttctCTAGACTATGATAAGGACCAAAACTTCAGAGTCCGATGTGAGCTTGCTATGATGGGCCATACCAGATCCAAATCCAAATTGGGCTTGCTTTAATTTCTCATGGACCGAAAGCCCAAGAAGTCATTACACATGTTGCTTGTCCCATTTacttattttccgtgaaataaatgGTTAGTTTGGATTATTGTTTTTGTAGTTTGGTCAGCGGAAACCGCACACTATACATACTTGTGCTCAATCAATTGCTCATGTTTGAAACAATCCCTGAAAATCATATGGGCCGACACCAACAAAACTTGTTATCTTCGATTTTTCTGAGACGGAACTCAAGGGACTTAATCGAAAAATTCTGGTaagattgaagattcgatgacaTAGATTACAAAGTcaagaatttcaagaaaacaaagccAGTTTAGTGATTGTACACGTTTTCCTTCTTAATATACATTTCCAATTCTCGGAAGAATTGAGGTTCTATTTGAAATGACCTTTACTTTACCATTTGACTTAGTTGGGGGTCTTCCGACTCATGCCCTTCACTTTTCTTAAATCGGAAACTACAAAAACACTTTTCACATCCATATATCGCCGTGGAAATCcccatttgattttttgataaatCAGAATAGTAGTTTAAATTATGGGGAGATCGGAACCCGCCCCTTGAAAATAAGCCACCAGTCCTTATTAATGCCAAACTAGCATTCATCAAAATGGCAAATTATAGAAATGACAATTCCATTATAACGGCGAAAATAGGATATactcaaatcaaataaagcggTCGATTATGACATCATTATATACATGGGACAACAGAGCAGGCATATATACAGCAGGAAGACACGTGTCGGCTCAAGAGGCCTCTCTCTCACACCACCGTAGCACACTGCGATTTCGTCGGGTCAAAAAGCGCCGGCAACAGGTACTTCCGCCCGTTCACCCCTTCCGCGTTGTAGCTCGCGCCCGTCCCCGACTCCACCAGCAGCTCCCCGGCGTAGCCTGGGTACGACCCCTTCCCGAAGCTCCCCGTGCATGCCGACGCCACGTCGGTCGGCGCGCCGGGCGCGCCGGCTGTGTACCCGTCCCCGAACGGGTTCGTCACCGTCCCGGCCAGGAGGCTCGCGACGTTGATCACCATCCCGTCGGCCCCGACGTCGCCGTTCGGCGCGACGAGCGGCGGCGACTGCGGGCCATAGATCGGCTGGTGGAACGGCCACGCGCACTGCCCCGGGCACTGGCTCGCGGAGTCGCCGACCCAGATGAACGCCTGCCGCCCGACCGAGCCGTGGGTGCCGCAGCCGCTGACGCAGAAGCTCTCGACGGCGACGTCCTGGGCCGTGAGGACGAGGGCCAGCTCGCCGGCACCGGCGCCGGGCCTCGAGCTGAGCTTCTGGGCCAACTCGGTGATCTGAGCCCGCTTCAGCAATTTGCCCATAGAGCAGCTCTCGTCGTCGAGCTGGCTCGCCAACGCGACGCGGGTCTGTTTCTTGCCGGCCTTCTGCAGGTAGGTTTGGACGGTGCTCCACCACTTGGCGGCGGAGGGGACCGACGGCGGCGGCTGGTGTTGGGTCTGCTGGGGAGTGAGGGAGAGGAGGAAGTCGGAGACGATCGACTTCTGGGCGGGCGTGAACTTACCGTACCAGAGGATGGAGACGCGGAGGTCGCCGTCGAGCAAG
This genomic stretch from Eucalyptus grandis isolate ANBG69807.140 chromosome 3, ASM1654582v1, whole genome shotgun sequence harbors:
- the LOC104447968 gene encoding protein PHOSPHATE-INDUCED 1, with the protein product MGSPLSLQWLVFYVLLLQLSLPNLCSGSRKLAALYQPPPMVAKYHNGLLLDGDLRVSILWYGKFTPAQKSIVSDFLLSLTPQQTQHQPPPSVPSAAKWWSTVQTYLQKAGKKQTRVALASQLDDESCSMGKLLKRAQITELAQKLSSRPGAGAGELALVLTAQDVAVESFCVSGCGTHGSVGRQAFIWVGDSASQCPGQCAWPFHQPIYGPQSPPLVAPNGDVGADGMVINVASLLAGTVTNPFGDGYTAGAPGAPTDVASACTGSFGKGSYPGYAGELLVESGTGASYNAEGVNGRKYLLPALFDPTKSQCATVV